In one window of Terriglobia bacterium DNA:
- a CDS encoding aldehyde dehydrogenase family protein, producing the protein MFSSKIFLAGKWQETKDTLEVRAPFNGELVGTCGRASAVEIDAAITESERGFKVMKSLPSYQRAAICSRVAAALRSRKEELAKTLAMEAGKPIKQARVELERAIFIWAVAGEEAKRIGGEVLPLDWMEIGTQRTGILRRFPIGPVAAITPFNFPLHLVSHKIAPALAAGNSVALKPASQTPLSALNLASVLAETEMPPAALSILPCTAAVAEALVTDERTKLFTFTGSPAVGWALKAKAGKKKVTLELGGNAGVVVHNDADLDFASTRIVTGGFLYAGQSCISVQRVFVQKQVHDDFLERLLTKTKRLKVGDPLDESTDVGPMIHESEAARVESWLCEAVDGGSTLLCGGGRSGTVLEPTILLNTKPEMKVNCQEIFAPVVTVTPYDTFDEALQAINQSRYGLQAGLFTRDLHSVFHAYEELEVGGVIAGDIPTWRVDHMPYGGVKDSGFGREGLRFAIEEMTEPKLLVLNLNVR; encoded by the coding sequence CCTTCAATGGGGAACTGGTGGGCACCTGCGGGCGGGCCTCCGCCGTCGAGATCGACGCGGCGATCACGGAATCGGAGCGCGGATTCAAGGTCATGAAATCGCTCCCCTCCTACCAGCGGGCAGCGATCTGCTCCCGTGTGGCTGCCGCCTTAAGGTCCCGCAAGGAAGAGCTTGCGAAAACCCTGGCGATGGAAGCGGGCAAACCCATCAAACAAGCGCGGGTGGAATTGGAGCGTGCCATCTTCATTTGGGCGGTTGCCGGCGAGGAGGCCAAGCGGATCGGAGGGGAGGTTCTCCCGCTTGATTGGATGGAGATCGGGACCCAGCGCACGGGCATCTTGCGAAGGTTTCCCATCGGCCCCGTGGCAGCGATCACTCCATTTAATTTTCCGCTGCATTTGGTGTCCCACAAGATTGCCCCCGCCCTGGCTGCAGGGAATTCCGTCGCCCTCAAACCGGCTTCTCAGACTCCGTTGAGTGCGCTCAACCTCGCCTCCGTGCTCGCTGAAACGGAGATGCCGCCGGCGGCGTTGAGCATCCTGCCCTGTACGGCCGCCGTGGCCGAAGCCCTGGTAACGGACGAACGGACCAAGCTCTTTACATTCACGGGCAGCCCCGCGGTCGGATGGGCGCTGAAGGCAAAAGCGGGGAAGAAGAAGGTGACCTTGGAACTGGGCGGCAACGCCGGGGTGGTGGTGCACAATGATGCTGATCTCGACTTTGCGTCCACACGAATTGTCACGGGAGGCTTTCTTTATGCCGGCCAGAGCTGCATTTCCGTGCAGCGGGTCTTTGTTCAAAAACAGGTGCACGACGACTTCCTCGAGCGCCTGCTCACAAAGACCAAGCGATTAAAGGTGGGGGATCCCCTTGATGAGTCGACCGACGTCGGGCCGATGATCCATGAAAGCGAGGCCGCCCGGGTGGAGAGCTGGTTGTGCGAAGCGGTCGATGGCGGTTCGACCTTGCTGTGCGGAGGAGGGCGCAGCGGGACCGTGCTCGAACCGACGATTCTCCTGAACACGAAACCTGAGATGAAGGTGAATTGCCAGGAAATCTTCGCGCCCGTTGTTACGGTGACCCCCTACGACACCTTTGACGAGGCCCTGCAGGCGATCAATCAGTCGCGCTACGGGCTCCAGGCCGGTCTCTTTACGCGCGATCTACACTCCGTTTTTCACGCCTATGAGGAACTTGAGGTGGGCGGAGTCATCGCAGGGGATATTCCGACCTGGCGGGTCGATCATATGCCCTACGGCGGGGTCAAGGATTCGGGATTCGGCCGGGAAGGTCTCCGTTTTGCTATTGAAGAAATGACCGAACCGAAATTGCTGGTGCTGAATCTGAATGTGAGATAG
- a CDS encoding beta-propeller fold lactonase family protein produces the protein MKKLFTLIFLFLLNVLTSAQTGTLIVLNKSDNSASLIDIATKTVIVTVPTGVAPHEVAVSPDGTLAVVSNYGAKEPGNSLTVIDIPARRKREDLDLGEYKRPHGIAWLKDGKHVVVTSEASKALLVVDVESGTVVRVLETHSDISHMVALTSDSSRAFVANIGSGSITEFDLKDPKPGTNLATGAGSEGLDVSPDGREVWVASRQADTVSVVNTAKLKIVATLESKSFPIRVRFTPDGKYVLVSHARSGDVAVYDARNKKELRRIKMDVSAVGDAGQRVLGTQFGSSPAPIGILIPPDGKRAYVANSNADTLAVIDLKDWTVVDHIKTSKEPDGMGYSKLVLEK, from the coding sequence ATGAAGAAGCTCTTTACTCTCATCTTCCTTTTCCTTCTCAACGTCTTAACATCTGCCCAGACAGGGACCCTGATTGTGCTCAACAAATCGGACAACAGCGCATCATTGATTGACATTGCCACTAAGACGGTGATCGTTACAGTCCCGACGGGGGTGGCCCCGCATGAGGTTGCCGTGTCGCCCGACGGCACGCTGGCAGTTGTCTCGAACTACGGCGCTAAAGAGCCGGGCAACAGTCTCACCGTGATAGATATCCCGGCACGGAGGAAACGCGAGGACCTCGACCTCGGTGAGTACAAACGCCCTCATGGCATTGCCTGGTTGAAAGACGGGAAGCATGTCGTGGTGACTTCTGAGGCGAGCAAGGCGTTGCTGGTGGTGGATGTGGAATCGGGAACCGTTGTCCGCGTGCTGGAGACTCATTCGGACATCTCGCACATGGTGGCGTTGACCTCCGACAGCAGCCGCGCCTTCGTGGCCAACATCGGTTCAGGCTCGATCACGGAATTCGATCTGAAAGATCCAAAGCCGGGGACGAATCTGGCAACGGGGGCAGGTTCGGAAGGCCTGGATGTTTCGCCAGACGGCAGAGAAGTGTGGGTGGCGAGCCGGCAGGCCGACACGGTTTCGGTGGTGAATACCGCAAAGCTCAAGATCGTGGCGACCTTGGAATCGAAGTCGTTTCCTATTCGGGTGAGATTTACGCCGGATGGCAAGTACGTGCTCGTGTCCCATGCGCGTTCGGGGGATGTGGCCGTCTATGATGCCCGGAACAAGAAGGAGCTCCGTCGCATCAAAATGGATGTGAGCGCGGTTGGCGATGCCGGCCAGCGCGTGCTCGGAACTCAGTTCGGGTCCAGTCCGGCGCCGATCGGAATCCTGATCCCTCCGGACGGGAAGCGGGCTTACGTCGCGAACAGCAACGCCGATACATTGGCGGTGATTGATCTAAAAGACTGGACGGTTGTGGACCACATCAAAACCAGCAAAGAGCCGGATGGGATGGGGTATTCCAAGCTGGTGCTGGAAAAATAG
- a CDS encoding complex I NDUFA9 subunit family protein, with the protein MNILVAGGTGLIGSHIIEELLAGGGHRVCCMSRQGDSKNRWGERVQMRAGDITDSPSLERVTEGIDAVVHCVQFPNHPIENPRRGWTYLEVDGRGTERMVAAARKNDVRRFVYLSGAGASPEKTEPWFRAKAMAEQAICSSGMEYVILRPSWIYGPEDRSLNKFLFFAKLLPFVPVVGNGKNKVQPISVFDVARVAAKAANEPRAANRTFELGGPQELTMDEIIRTALKVAGKRRLLLHQPAAFMKLLATFLQYLPGRPLTPAAIDFILMEERVDPSEAEMVFGMKFVSLEEGLKRYLRN; encoded by the coding sequence ATGAACATCCTGGTCGCAGGCGGTACGGGACTGATCGGCTCACATATTATTGAGGAACTGTTGGCCGGGGGAGGTCACCGCGTCTGTTGCATGTCCCGTCAAGGCGATTCCAAAAATCGCTGGGGCGAGCGTGTTCAAATGCGAGCGGGCGATATCACCGACTCCCCCTCGCTGGAACGAGTGACCGAAGGAATCGATGCGGTCGTTCATTGCGTGCAATTCCCCAATCATCCGATCGAGAATCCCCGGCGCGGCTGGACCTACCTCGAGGTGGACGGGCGCGGTACAGAGCGGATGGTCGCTGCAGCCCGGAAGAACGACGTCAGACGGTTCGTCTATCTCAGTGGCGCGGGAGCATCTCCAGAGAAGACTGAGCCCTGGTTCCGGGCAAAAGCGATGGCTGAGCAGGCCATTTGCTCAAGCGGGATGGAGTACGTGATTCTGCGTCCTTCGTGGATCTATGGGCCGGAGGATCGAAGCCTCAACAAGTTTCTGTTCTTTGCGAAACTGCTTCCCTTTGTGCCGGTCGTCGGCAATGGAAAGAACAAGGTCCAGCCGATCTCCGTTTTTGACGTAGCGCGCGTTGCTGCAAAGGCGGCGAACGAACCAAGGGCGGCCAATCGAACATTCGAGCTGGGCGGTCCGCAGGAACTCACCATGGACGAAATCATCCGCACCGCGCTCAAGGTGGCAGGCAAGCGGCGGCTCCTGCTTCACCAGCCGGCTGCCTTCATGAAGCTGCTGGCGACGTTCCTTCAGTACCTTCCCGGCCGGCCGCTGACTCCTGCGGCCATTGACTTTATCCTAATGGAAGAGCGCGTCGATCCCAGCGAAGCGGAAATGGTCTTTGGGATGAAATTCGTATCGCTGGAGGAGGGATTGAAGCGATATCTGAGGAATTAG
- a CDS encoding DUF1501 domain-containing protein gives MTVTRRVFLKSSGLAVASLGTLTAMPKFLLRASTLNESGDVGGASRRKILVAIFQRGAADGLNIVVPFGERSYYQMRPTIAIPEPRGGDSTTAIDLDGFFGLHPSLASFKALYGAGHLAIIHAAGSPDNTRSHFDAQDFMESATPGLKSTGDGWLNRILQAQPAPQSTPFRGIALSPQMPRSLYGPAPAVAITNLNDFGIRAGRFSDQMTEAFEMLYGNTSGDKVRATGAESFEAVEFLKKMNPQQFQPENGATYPNGPFGNALKQVAQLIKANVGLEVAFTDIGGWDHHAGEGNAQGQLANRLREFSEGLAALYTDLGDRMEDVVVLTMSEFGRTARENGNRGTDHGHANCMFVLGGPVKGGKVYGHWPGLRNESLYEGRDLALTTDFRDVFGEVVDKHLGCKNLAKVFPGYNSAPSNFRNFIRG, from the coding sequence ATGACCGTCACACGTCGAGTATTCTTGAAATCCTCCGGACTTGCTGTCGCGAGCCTGGGGACGCTCACCGCGATGCCCAAGTTCCTGCTCCGTGCCTCGACCCTGAATGAATCGGGGGATGTCGGGGGCGCTTCACGACGCAAGATCCTGGTCGCCATTTTCCAGCGGGGTGCCGCCGACGGACTGAATATCGTTGTCCCGTTCGGGGAGAGAAGCTATTACCAGATGCGGCCGACCATCGCCATTCCCGAGCCTCGCGGCGGCGACTCCACCACGGCAATTGATCTCGACGGATTCTTTGGCCTGCACCCTTCACTGGCGTCGTTCAAGGCCCTTTACGGCGCCGGCCACCTGGCCATCATCCACGCGGCGGGCTCGCCCGATAACACCCGATCCCATTTTGACGCGCAGGACTTCATGGAGTCCGCCACTCCGGGGTTGAAATCAACGGGGGATGGCTGGCTCAATCGAATCCTGCAAGCTCAACCGGCGCCGCAGTCCACTCCCTTCCGTGGAATCGCTTTGAGCCCTCAGATGCCCCGCAGTTTGTATGGCCCGGCGCCGGCCGTTGCCATCACGAACCTGAATGATTTTGGGATTCGCGCCGGCAGGTTTTCCGACCAGATGACCGAGGCCTTTGAGATGCTCTATGGAAACACATCCGGCGACAAGGTGCGCGCCACGGGAGCGGAAAGTTTTGAAGCGGTCGAATTCCTGAAAAAGATGAACCCCCAGCAATTCCAACCGGAGAACGGGGCGACCTATCCCAACGGGCCATTCGGAAATGCGTTGAAACAGGTCGCGCAACTCATTAAGGCGAATGTCGGCCTGGAAGTCGCGTTCACAGATATCGGAGGTTGGGACCATCATGCCGGAGAAGGCAACGCGCAAGGACAGCTTGCCAACCGGCTGAGAGAGTTCAGCGAAGGACTGGCCGCTCTATACACGGATCTGGGCGACCGCATGGAAGATGTCGTGGTGCTGACCATGTCGGAGTTCGGCCGAACCGCCCGCGAAAACGGAAATCGCGGCACCGACCATGGACATGCCAATTGCATGTTTGTCCTCGGCGGGCCGGTAAAAGGCGGGAAGGTTTATGGCCATTGGCCGGGTCTAAGAAACGAGAGTCTCTATGAAGGCCGGGACCTGGCTCTCACCACAGACTTTCGCGATGTCTTTGGCGAGGTCGTCGATAAGCATCTCGGGTGTAAGAACCTGGCCAAGGTGTTTCCAGGATACAACAGTGCTCCTTCGAACTTTCGGAACTTTATTCGAGGCTGA
- a CDS encoding DUF1800 domain-containing protein encodes MKEKIEMPPFNAMTSRQCRSAMRCFTRNVLAAAIYALIFLSLILVPWHPVRLSAFPERSAASDRPGSLTGIEQVVHVLNRLTYGPRPDDIERAEKMGLKKFIEQQLHPESLPDPLVEQKLADLDTLRMTSSELALAYPPPQVAKRLQERQGEAMGRPKDPSSGEMMPRESPSETSSAPFPRLNPGRPDAASTEMSRNPNMKFEGPREIVKELQQAKVLRAVYSERQLYEEMVDFWENHFNIFAGKGADRWLLTEYDREVIRPNALGKFKDLVEATAHSSAMLFYLDNWLSADPNGPHPNANRGRNRPFGNRRYNLGGRPIPPSRNPVGRQAKTPPNANPKRGLNENYARELMELHTLGVEGGYTQKDVTEVARCFTGWTIRQPRQGGEFFFNERIHDNGPKLVLGHKIHAGGEKDGEEVINLLVHHPSTAHFIAQKLVTRFVSDAPPESLVGRVAATYMKTDGDIREMLRTIFYSPEFNSKDAYRAKVKSPFELVVSAIRTSGGDTDASVPLLQFVARMGQPLFMYQAPTGYPDRASEWLNTGTLLTRMNFALAFAANRIAGTNIELARLLGEDSPTQPDEIRSRLLQRYLLGDASGQTRAALNAGLRGPGNDDGIPSAASASQAVAGRALPVEIAGLILGSPEFQRR; translated from the coding sequence ATGAAGGAGAAGATTGAGATGCCTCCTTTCAATGCGATGACATCAAGGCAGTGTCGATCCGCGATGCGATGCTTTACGAGGAATGTGCTGGCTGCCGCCATTTATGCGCTCATTTTCCTTTCATTGATCCTGGTTCCCTGGCACCCCGTCCGGCTCAGCGCATTTCCCGAGCGGTCCGCCGCTTCCGATCGACCCGGTTCCCTGACTGGGATCGAGCAGGTGGTGCATGTCTTGAACCGGCTCACGTACGGTCCGCGCCCGGACGATATCGAGCGGGCCGAAAAGATGGGATTGAAGAAATTCATTGAACAGCAACTTCATCCCGAGAGTCTCCCGGATCCGTTGGTGGAGCAGAAGCTCGCTGATCTGGATACGTTAAGGATGACCTCTTCCGAATTGGCTTTGGCCTATCCGCCACCACAGGTCGCCAAGCGGTTGCAGGAACGACAAGGCGAAGCAATGGGACGTCCCAAGGACCCTTCGTCCGGCGAGATGATGCCGAGGGAGTCCCCATCCGAAACTTCTTCCGCTCCGTTTCCCCGCCTCAATCCCGGGCGCCCCGACGCAGCCTCCACGGAAATGTCTCGCAACCCGAACATGAAGTTTGAAGGGCCGCGGGAAATTGTGAAGGAATTGCAGCAGGCCAAGGTGCTGCGTGCGGTTTACAGCGAGCGGCAACTCTACGAAGAGATGGTGGACTTCTGGGAAAATCACTTCAACATTTTTGCGGGCAAGGGCGCCGACCGTTGGCTGCTGACGGAATACGACCGCGAGGTGATCCGTCCCAACGCCCTGGGAAAGTTCAAGGATCTGGTGGAGGCGACCGCACATTCCTCCGCCATGCTGTTCTACCTGGACAACTGGTTGAGCGCTGATCCGAACGGGCCTCACCCCAACGCCAACCGGGGCAGGAACCGGCCGTTTGGCAACCGCCGGTACAATCTCGGAGGCCGGCCGATACCCCCTTCACGGAATCCCGTGGGACGTCAGGCGAAGACGCCACCCAACGCCAATCCAAAGCGCGGCCTGAATGAAAACTACGCCCGCGAACTCATGGAATTGCATACCCTGGGGGTGGAGGGCGGATACACGCAGAAGGATGTCACTGAAGTGGCGCGATGCTTCACGGGGTGGACCATCCGGCAGCCCCGCCAGGGCGGCGAGTTCTTCTTCAACGAACGGATTCACGACAACGGTCCGAAGTTGGTCCTCGGGCATAAGATCCATGCGGGCGGCGAGAAGGATGGGGAGGAGGTCATCAATCTCCTCGTGCACCACCCGTCCACCGCCCATTTCATCGCGCAAAAGCTGGTGACGCGGTTTGTTTCGGATGCGCCTCCCGAATCCCTGGTGGGTCGCGTGGCCGCCACCTATATGAAAACCGACGGGGACATCCGGGAAATGCTGCGCACGATTTTTTATTCGCCGGAGTTCAATTCCAAGGATGCTTACCGGGCCAAGGTTAAATCACCCTTCGAGCTCGTCGTCAGCGCGATTCGTACTTCGGGGGGCGACACCGATGCCTCGGTTCCGTTGCTGCAATTCGTCGCTCGGATGGGCCAACCCCTGTTCATGTACCAGGCGCCCACGGGTTATCCCGACCGTGCCAGCGAGTGGCTGAATACGGGCACTCTGCTGACTCGCATGAACTTTGCCTTGGCCTTTGCAGCGAACAGGATCGCCGGGACGAACATCGAACTTGCCCGGCTTTTGGGTGAAGACTCGCCCACACAGCCGGACGAAATACGCAGCCGCTTGCTGCAACGGTATTTGTTGGGAGATGCCAGTGGTCAAACGCGTGCCGCCTTGAACGCGGGACTGCGCGGACCCGGGAATGACGATGGGATTCCATCGGCCGCCAGTGCATCACAGGCGGTTGCCGGCAGAGCCCTCCCGGTGGAGATCGCTGGCCTGATCCTGGGTTCGCCTGAATTCCAGCGGCGTTAA
- a CDS encoding TlpA family protein disulfide reductase produces the protein MKSDLSRKPDCKEIIGIFLTLSLLGALLVTESCSWLEMSSGKKGPETTSTGGEKAMEFTAKNLDAKDVKLSDFKGKVVLVNFWAVWCGPCQEEIPELVELYNDYRDKGFVIVGVSDPSDLNEIKSFVNEHKMNYPVVIDNGNISDEYNVTGFPTSFLIDRDGRIVKKYPGYSRGLRKNLEVLIQKLI, from the coding sequence ATGAAATCTGACTTGAGTAGAAAACCTGACTGCAAAGAGATCATTGGAATATTTTTGACGCTTTCCCTGCTGGGGGCCCTCCTCGTGACCGAAAGTTGCTCGTGGCTGGAGATGAGCAGCGGGAAGAAGGGACCCGAGACGACGTCCACCGGCGGCGAAAAGGCCATGGAATTCACGGCCAAGAACCTGGATGCCAAGGACGTCAAGCTGAGTGACTTCAAGGGCAAGGTCGTTTTGGTGAATTTCTGGGCCGTGTGGTGTGGCCCGTGCCAGGAGGAAATACCGGAGCTGGTGGAGCTGTATAACGACTATCGCGACAAGGGATTCGTGATCGTCGGCGTCTCCGATCCGAGTGATCTGAACGAGATCAAGAGCTTTGTCAACGAGCACAAGATGAACTATCCTGTGGTGATTGATAACGGGAACATTTCAGATGAATACAACGTTACGGGATTCCCCACCAGTTTTCTCATTGACCGGGACGGAAGGATTGTCAAGAAATACCCCGGCTACTCCCGCGGGCTTCGAAAGAACCTGGAAGTGCTCATTCAGAAACTGATCTGA
- a CDS encoding cytochrome c biogenesis protein CcdA: MEDGSVGLATAFVAGLISFLSPCVLPLVPAYLSYITGVSVEDMRKQEETQPARVMGKTLLHSLVFILGFSVVFVGLGASATTVGHVMQRHHRLFLQIAGVVIIIFGLHLTGLFKIGFLYREARFNKAGKAGILGSFVIGLAFAFGWTPCIGPILAGILTIAATRESVSQGILLLAIYSLGLGVPFLLVGLSINRFLGFYKTFRKHLQVVEVVSGILLIAIGALILTNNLNWLAQKFSFLNRFAL, translated from the coding sequence ATGGAAGATGGCAGCGTAGGGTTGGCAACGGCCTTCGTGGCAGGCCTCATCTCCTTCCTCTCCCCCTGTGTGCTTCCCCTGGTGCCCGCTTATCTTTCTTACATCACCGGCGTGTCCGTGGAGGACATGCGCAAGCAGGAAGAGACGCAGCCGGCCCGCGTCATGGGCAAGACCCTGCTGCATTCGCTTGTCTTCATCCTCGGGTTCTCCGTGGTGTTCGTTGGGCTGGGCGCCTCGGCGACAACCGTGGGTCACGTCATGCAGCGTCATCACCGGCTCTTTCTCCAAATTGCCGGGGTTGTCATCATCATCTTTGGTCTGCATCTCACGGGCCTTTTTAAAATCGGCTTTCTGTATCGCGAAGCGCGTTTCAACAAGGCAGGCAAGGCCGGTATTTTGGGGTCGTTTGTCATTGGGCTGGCCTTTGCGTTCGGCTGGACTCCCTGCATTGGACCCATCCTGGCCGGAATCTTGACGATCGCTGCCACGCGCGAGTCGGTCTCCCAGGGAATCCTTTTGCTCGCGATCTACTCCCTGGGCCTGGGAGTTCCCTTTCTGCTGGTCGGCCTCAGCATCAATCGCTTCCTGGGATTCTATAAAACCTTTCGAAAGCACTTGCAGGTCGTCGAAGTCGTGAGCGGAATTCTGCTTATTGCAATCGGCGCCCTGATCTTGACCAACAACTTGAACTGGCTTGCCCAGAAGTTTTCGTTCTTGAATCGGTTCGCCCTGTGA
- the lexA gene encoding transcriptional repressor LexA yields MPLTRRQFEVLSFIKSFTEQKGYSPSFDEIRRGLALSSLATVHKHINTLERKGCLARDYNRSRSIEILSMQPRGEFGRHAPGVEAAEKFRASGLRPSVSRREARFELPLLGRIAAGKPIEAVPTDETLSLGDFVGSKNVYVLKVRGDSMIDDHICDGDFVVVESVADAVNGETVVALVDDSDSTLKRFYREKNGKVRLQPSNPGMPPMVYEAQRVKIQGRVIGVLRRF; encoded by the coding sequence ATGCCACTGACGAGGCGACAGTTTGAGGTCTTAAGCTTCATCAAAAGCTTTACAGAGCAGAAAGGGTATTCCCCCAGTTTTGATGAAATCCGCAGAGGGCTGGCGCTGAGTTCGCTTGCCACCGTCCACAAACACATCAACACCCTGGAGCGAAAGGGATGCCTCGCGCGCGACTATAACCGCAGCCGCTCCATCGAAATTCTTTCCATGCAACCACGGGGTGAATTCGGGAGGCATGCACCGGGGGTGGAGGCAGCCGAGAAGTTCAGGGCATCCGGGTTGCGTCCAAGTGTTTCGCGGCGCGAGGCGCGCTTTGAACTTCCCCTGTTGGGGCGTATTGCGGCGGGCAAGCCGATCGAGGCCGTTCCCACCGATGAAACCCTTTCACTGGGTGATTTTGTGGGGAGTAAGAACGTTTATGTGTTGAAGGTGCGTGGAGACTCCATGATTGATGATCACATTTGCGATGGCGATTTCGTTGTGGTGGAGAGCGTCGCGGACGCCGTGAACGGCGAAACAGTCGTCGCGTTGGTGGATGACAGTGATTCCACGTTGAAGCGTTTCTATCGCGAGAAGAACGGCAAGGTCCGACTCCAACCCTCTAATCCCGGGATGCCTCCCATGGTGTATGAGGCCCAGCGAGTCAAGATCCAGGGTCGGGTTATCGGCGTGTTGAGAAGATTCTGA
- a CDS encoding DNA polymerase IV, which yields MGISRIFHVDMDAFFVAVEELLDPSLRGKPVVVGAQPGHRGVVAAASYEARKFGIHSAMPVSEAVRRCPQAIFLPGHSNLYSKYSNEVHKILCRYSPIVEMVSIDEGYLDMTGTERMFSTARASRVPSQRAMNHGFLEEGETGADPTREGGEDAEQPPGRRRPTPMALDPRNLLGVSIASSAADGRKTRKTSSDDADDEGMSRREFDIHELATTGRPSTEGRIANTKDPTPTFQPVRGHVDSDFFMMSVATRLRDEIIQRTGLSASVGIGTSRLVAKVASDLAKPRGIFLVAPGHEAALLAPLNIRRIPGIGPKTEKQLNDLGVRTVGDLQKFEASFLKEQFGSWGESLAIKAQGGSDWRYQGNEDPKSISHENTFAEDTSDREQIESTLVYLIQRVGKRLRDHRLYASTLQLKLRDSKFRTITRAVTLSEPTDIDAVILKNGLGLLHQHWDGKSPVRLIGMGVSGLTPQGPAARLIDGGQSERLEKLYQAADTIREKYGFDMLKSPRGGRREK from the coding sequence ATGGGAATCTCCCGCATTTTTCACGTCGATATGGACGCCTTTTTTGTCGCCGTGGAGGAACTGCTTGATCCCTCGTTGAGAGGCAAGCCCGTCGTGGTGGGCGCCCAACCCGGTCATCGAGGGGTTGTCGCCGCTGCTTCCTACGAGGCCAGAAAATTTGGTATCCATTCGGCGATGCCGGTCTCCGAAGCCGTGCGGCGATGTCCTCAGGCCATTTTCTTGCCGGGACACTCCAACCTGTATTCGAAGTATTCCAACGAGGTTCATAAAATTCTCTGCCGGTATTCGCCGATCGTGGAAATGGTTTCCATCGACGAAGGCTATCTCGATATGACCGGGACGGAGCGGATGTTCTCCACAGCCCGTGCGTCCCGAGTACCGTCTCAGCGTGCGATGAATCACGGTTTTCTCGAGGAGGGAGAGACCGGGGCGGATCCCACCCGGGAAGGAGGAGAAGATGCGGAGCAGCCTCCCGGGCGCCGGCGCCCGACCCCGATGGCGCTTGATCCTAGAAACCTCTTGGGGGTTTCAATCGCCTCCAGTGCGGCAGACGGTCGGAAAACAAGGAAGACATCGTCCGATGATGCCGATGATGAAGGCATGTCCAGGAGGGAGTTCGACATTCATGAGCTCGCCACCACAGGGCGGCCTTCGACGGAAGGGCGAATTGCCAACACGAAGGACCCCACCCCCACCTTCCAACCGGTCCGGGGACATGTCGACTCGGATTTTTTTATGATGTCAGTGGCCACGCGTCTGCGCGACGAAATCATTCAGCGCACCGGCCTGAGTGCGTCGGTCGGGATTGGCACTTCACGCCTGGTCGCCAAAGTGGCGTCCGATCTCGCAAAGCCCCGGGGAATTTTTTTGGTGGCCCCCGGCCATGAGGCCGCCCTTTTGGCCCCCTTGAACATCCGACGGATCCCCGGCATCGGCCCAAAGACTGAAAAACAGTTGAACGACCTTGGGGTCCGCACCGTGGGCGATCTGCAGAAGTTCGAGGCGAGCTTCCTTAAGGAGCAGTTCGGGAGTTGGGGCGAATCCCTGGCGATCAAGGCACAGGGCGGCAGCGACTGGCGCTATCAGGGCAATGAGGACCCCAAGTCCATCAGTCATGAGAACACATTTGCCGAGGACACCAGCGATCGGGAACAGATCGAATCCACCCTGGTGTATCTGATCCAGCGGGTCGGCAAGCGCCTCCGCGACCACCGGCTCTATGCCTCGACCCTCCAGTTGAAATTACGCGATTCAAAGTTCCGGACGATCACTCGAGCCGTCACCCTGTCGGAGCCGACAGATATTGATGCGGTGATCCTCAAGAACGGCCTGGGGCTGCTTCATCAGCACTGGGACGGAAAGAGCCCCGTTCGCTTGATCGGAATGGGAGTCAGTGGCCTCACGCCCCAGGGTCCCGCGGCCAGGCTGATCGATGGAGGTCAATCCGAAAGGCTCGAGAAACTCTATCAGGCTGCCGACACGATCCGGGAGAAATATGGATTTGACATGTTGAAATCACCTCGCGGGGGAAGGAGGGAGAAATAA
- a CDS encoding ATP-binding protein, giving the protein MGLPGSGKSTLARGLKAWLGWQHSFRIGTYHKGFPSTVEGDLAAWQAMLEDMAASGWDHFILETSGMDARWNDVLEHCGPRNVLTFKLECDRRELIRRIAAKSSEDQAHGDWFPPDRFEDKIAYVQAVFAEFSSKPAEVVLNTTRASHSEMLDLVMRFISTRKSFLEDSFHLECKGQGSERSVPLQS; this is encoded by the coding sequence ATGGGGCTACCTGGTTCAGGCAAGAGCACCCTGGCTCGTGGGCTAAAGGCCTGGTTGGGATGGCAGCACAGCTTTCGAATTGGAACCTACCACAAAGGGTTTCCATCAACCGTGGAGGGCGATTTGGCCGCGTGGCAGGCCATGCTCGAAGACATGGCCGCTTCCGGGTGGGATCATTTCATTCTTGAAACTTCGGGAATGGATGCGCGATGGAACGATGTGCTGGAGCACTGCGGCCCCCGGAATGTCCTCACCTTCAAGTTGGAATGCGATCGGCGAGAACTGATCCGGCGTATCGCGGCCAAGAGTTCTGAAGATCAGGCGCATGGCGATTGGTTTCCCCCCGACCGGTTTGAAGACAAGATCGCCTATGTCCAGGCGGTCTTTGCGGAATTTTCATCGAAGCCGGCCGAGGTGGTGCTCAACACCACGCGTGCCTCGCACAGCGAGATGCTTGACCTGGTCATGCGATTCATTTCAACGCGCAAGTCCTTTCTCGAAGACTCATTTCACCTGGAATGCAAGGGTCAAGGCAGTGAACGATCTGTTCCGCTTCAAAGCTGA